From the Debaryomyces hansenii CBS767 chromosome F complete sequence genome, the window TCTCTTGTTCTTCCTGCCACCTGCAGTGATCTGCcataaatttattgatggGCACATAACTTCGAAAATCCTGGTACAATTTTCTATAGTAGTTACATAGACCCATAAATCTCATCGCATCTTTAGCATGCTGTGGAGCTTTCCACTTCGCTATGGTCTCAATCTTTAAATCATTGGATACAATCCATTAGGCGTGATGGTATGCGCCAAGAGGTCTAATGTTTCcttgaaaattttagaCTTATTCTCTTAATACTCGTAGTACTCTTTTTAAATCTCTCCCATGTTCTTTCCTATTATGACTATAAACCAATATATCATATAGGTAGACTAAAACGTTAGGCGTATCTCCTAATATATCATTCGTAAATGACTGAAATGTTGCAGGGCCGTTCACCACTCCAAATGGTATTACTCTCCAATGGTAATGTCCAAAGGGTGTAACAAAACCtgtttttcttcttctttcggATCCGTTCTGACCTGAAAATATCTTGACATTAAATCTAACTTTAAAAATACTATGGCTGTTCTattttcataaataaatcttcaattaaGGGAATGGGAAATACATTTTTTATCGTGttgatatttaataatctGAAATCGACTTTATAACCTCAATGCcttatcttttttttttacaAATAGTACTGGTGCAACATACggtgaatttgatttctaTATAAATCCTTGCTGTAGCAGttctatttatttctttatttcttctgtCTAAAACTGTGAAATATGCAGCTTTGAGATATTCATTGAATACATTAAGTAGCTTAGAAAGTTTATTCAGCGTTTGTCTTAATATGAAAACACAGACGAATTTCATGCACCTAAACTCTACATCTATATAATAAAGTATGCAATGATGTTAACTTAAAATTTTCCGATCTGGAGGTACAGTTAATGAATGATATGCAAATTGATAGATTATGGACATTACTAAATCTACACACACAGGAATTGAATAAGTCTTTTGCACAACATGCCTTCTCTAGTAACGGGAAGAAAGGGCTCTCTCTCTCTATTgaccaaaatatttctttagcTGAGTGCTCTGAcacaatattaattttgatttacGCCTTAGGGATTTCGCActtattgatttaattttagaaGTGAATATGAAATTCAATACGATGTATTAATTATGTGTTATGGAAGTGAATACTTTCAACTGCTATTGAGGAactttattcaaatttctaTATCTTGACTAACTCTCTTAAGTACTACATTAATTATAGATTTTTACATGAATGACTTCTCGtatttatgaataattGTTGCTTCTTGATCCAAAGTAAgatagaaataaaaaaaaataaaattcaagaaaaatttcaaatcataCCTAAAAGCTTAACAATCTCAAATATGATAAGAACTGAAGAGAGACGAACACAAAGATTGTCAGATATtagaattgatatttttgaatttgaattgatcATCATGCGATTAATTGTATGAATTAACAAATCTCTACTACAGCCTTTGGGCAGCTGTCTTCTAATCTTCGCATGCATTGATCTGAGGTGCATAACATTTTCgatgaaaaaattctgGTCGCATCAAAAAAGGTTAAAGCCATTTAAGTCCACTAAAATCCGTTAATCACCTTTAATCACCTTAGATCTGGCTTAAAAAAGGCCAGCCGTATGATGTATAAAATGGTTCCGTTATCACCATGATAAATTACATAGATTTTGACAGTAATCACTTGTTatcaaataagaataattaattgctatatttaaatttagCTAATTACCTGCAAGTATCTAAGCATATAtactattaatatttggacaaaagatgataaataaattagaaatcaGAGATGAATCACTTGAGACCTGGAAGGCCTATAATTATACACCTTCAAAGGCAGCAGCAGCAATTTTCGTTGTGTTATTTGGATTGGCgacaatttttcaagtttatCAAATTGTGAAGACAATGgcttcaaaaaattatactAGAAAAGAGAAGCGTGTGTTATGGATTATGCTTCCTTTTGTATTGGGTGGggtttttgaatttgttggATATATTGGAAGGGTCATGTCAAGCTCCGACGTCACTTCCCTCGGACCATACATCATCCAATCAATACTTTTATTAGTTGCACCTGCATTATTTGCCGCTACGCTATACATGTCACTTGGAAGGCTAATTGCACGTTTGGAATGTCATAGACTCTCAATTATCCcattgaagtatttaacCAAGATCTTTGTGGTCGGTGATGTGGTGTCGTTCTTAATGCAGGCTGGTGGTGGAGGAATTATGTCTTCGGGTGACCAATCATCCATGAAGACCGGGGAACGCGTGATTATTGGTGGTTTGATAGTTCAGATAGTTTTCTTTGGGATGTTCATGGTCGTGGAAGTGATCTTTCATTATAGAGTCCTTAAACACCCAAATGAATGTGCTATGTTTATCAGAAATATACCCTcacaattcaataattggaatTCTATTTTGTTTACCCTTTTAGCATGCTCAATACTTATATTCATAAGATCTATATTCAGATTGgttgaatatattcaagGAAATGATGGGTATCTTATTTCGCATGAAGCATTTCTTTATGGTTTTGATGCAGCGCTCATGTTCTTGAATATGGTGATCTTTATTTCGCAagatattggaaaatattatGTTTCATTTAGAGAATTTAAGTCTCTTAACGCTGGGAATGATAACTATAGTGCTAACCCCACTGTTACTGACAAAGAGTCAATCGAAGAATCGAATTTTAAATAGGATATATATGTTCACTGCATTTGAGATCTATCGTTGAGGTTTTTGCACGCAGTGCGAAATAAATGATCTAATCAAACTATTCCCTTGTATTTCCAGTATTCATTATGAATGTTTGAGAGATGGAGTAAATTCAACACTAAATCTTGCtataagaataatttggCGTGTATATACCTAGgcttatttgaataattttcgTTTTTAAAGTAGTACATCAACCTTTTacaatttaatttttttgctTTAAGAAAACTTATCACCAACTATGCCATTCGAAAGGAATAAGAAACGAGCGAGACAGATTCTTGTTTGTGGGAACTGTCacaagaaaaaaagaaagtGTGATCGAAATCTCCCTTGTTCTAGTTGTATCAAACTAAGCATTGATGCCACTTGTGCCTACAGCACTATGTCGTATAAGAAACAGCATTTGCAGGACGACCGAAGTTATAGTTCAGAAGCTTTTCGTAAAATACCGGGAAATATAGATAGCAGGGAACGAAATATAAAAGATGATTCATTGCATAATAAAATAGGAATTTtgaacaataaaataaagGATCTTGAAGCTTCTATAACCATGACGACATTCCAAAATAAGCAAGCGCCTCGTGGTTCAACTACTCAGCATGATGACAATCACATTATTCAGAAGTATCATGCAAACAAGTCGCCAAATACGTTGAATAATGTAAAAAGGTTAGGGGATGACATTCGTCTTATAGGTATCAATCCCGTACTATCGAGCGAGGATTCcattaattttcttgattcCCTTACGAAAGATCCAGAAAGTGATCTTAGAGTTGTAGTTACTCCATTTGGTCCCTTGAGGTTCCTTGTTTTGCTGAGACAAGATCCGGCCTCTATTTTGATATGGAAATATTTGGCTTGGCCGAAACGGAAACATTTTTCACTTGAATCAGTACTTAATGAGAACCTGCAAGATAACGGATTAGAAGATCTAGATGGACGATCACGTATTTTTTatggaaataaatatatcaaaagaTTAGAAAAGAACCATTCAGAGTCGGATACTATTGAAGTTAAGAAAGCTATATCTAGTTTCGGTTTGACATTGGGACTCAGCTTCACACCTGTACTGTTCCATTACGATTCCAATTTATTGGAGCAAATAAAGCAAATATTACCTGGAAAGAGAACGCTTCATATGCTTATCAATATGTTTTTTGATACTTTGTATCCATTTTTTCCTATATTAGACGAATCTGCGTTTCGGGCTGACGTCTCTCGTATCACTGGGGACTATAATCCCGACAACCTTGATGGGCACatagaaaatattgttCTAGGAAGTAAGTATGACTTGGCTTTCTTAGCCACGCTCTTGATTACTGTGAGATTAAGTTACCTATCATTATTTAGCAATGATGTAGTAAAGAATGAGGAACTATTAAATTCGCAGGACGCACCACTGAATTCTCGAGACAAAAGGTATCTTATGCAACATCCCATACCTATTGAAGTAATAACTGTTGCAGAACGATGTATCAAAGagtttgaattaattacaGAACCAAGTTTGGCTCTTTTCCAATCTTTATGCATGATGCATATTTATCGGGGTTATGCGCCTGAGGAGGATCCTTCTAATAATCATCAATCAGTTATTTCTATCGGGACTTTGTACCAAATGGCTAGTGTTTTGTACTTGAACAGAGATCCCAATtacatattatatttttctctCAGAAAAATAGATGAGAGGACAAGAATGCTAAAAAGAAGGTTGTGGTATTTTTTGATCAATGCTGACATCGAGGATTCAATCATATATGGGTCCCCAATATATACAATTGAATCGAATTATGATACAGAAAAGCCTTGCTTATACGAATACACATCCAATATAAGTAACGTGGTATTAGAGAGAGAGATAGTAACAGCATGTGATGAGATGCATCCTGTTGTTATGTTTTCCCATAAAATTCTAGACATGATATTTAGAGTCAGGTCTGATATGAAAATTTCCGACCTAGCTGATCATTTAtcagattttgaaattttagtTGAGAAGACCCTTGGAAGTGCAAGTGAATATTTAGTATCTGATAATTGTTCTCCAgagtttttgaaaattcagaAGTTTAagttatatttatattgtaAGTTGATGTTGCTGTATATGTATTATTgcttttttttatattttgaaaacagGAATGTTCAGTTGAGTatgttttatttgaagaaactGTGGGCTATTGTGCATTACGAATTGGCTGCTATCTCTGGAGATATTTTATGTTATTGTGATGATTACTTTGGATCAGCCTTCGCGTTAATGGTTACaccaataattgaatatctaACTCGTATGAGGTTGCTTTTGGGTCAATTTCGAGTTAGACTCAAGAATACTCGCTTATCTATAGATATGCATACATTTAACAAAGTCTCTATGAGCAATTCCCAGATTAAACTCTATATTAACTCTCTTGATACCTTAACGGACATCGTGagtgaaattgaaatgcAAAGTGtgaaatcaatatcaaGCTTGAGTAAACGATACTTCTATGCATGGAAGTCTTCGCAGTCGTATAATTATGGCAGAAGTATActagatgatgatgaactATATAATAGTGACAAAGAAAGTAAATCAAGAGctgatttaaaattttcgCTTGACGAACTACAACAGTTGGAAAACCTACTTCATTGCTGCCTCGACTTGATGAAACGTAATTCCTCAAATTTGATGAGTAGAACTAGTGCAAGAAATATACACCCAATTACTGATTCAGAGGAACATATACTTAACAAGCATCAATTTGACAAATTCTGGTTTCTGTTTGATTTGCTAAAACAGGAAAGTGTCTCTTCACGAAATGGAATTTCCACATATGATCGAAACAGAGAGAATTATCCTATCAATCAGCGTAGTCTCTCTGTCGAAAACTCTAATGCCGCAGCCGCCTTTGATAtcgataataatatattatatgaaaaCAATCTATTTGGTAGCTTTGCTATGGATGACTTTTTCTTTGACAATCccttcaatattataagCTAATGAAGTTATAGAAATCAAGTAtacttttatatatatatagccTCTCATAAACTTAAAGAAGGTAATTGTGTACTCTGTATGCTCAACGTTTTGCTTACTATTATGTTcagaataatttcatttttctaTAGATTTATTAGACTGTAGATGAATGCCAAGTGTCATACACAGCACTTTCCATGTCTACGAACCCGTCGGCAGATGCATCTAAAAATGGGAATATTTGAGAGGCCCAGaatattccaattttatttttgatatctatcaaataaaacaaatttGCGACCCCTGACCAGTATAGACATCCCTTTGGTCTACCAGTAGGTAAATCATTTTCACTTACGGCAAAACCGAGACACCAAGTGTCAGGTTCTAATTCTGGATCTATATCGACTGATTTTGTAATTCTAGAATCATATGATTCAAGATTTGTTATGTGTAACCCTTCTggtaaattattttgaattgcAAGCTGATAGGTTTCGCGCTTGATAATTTGTACACCTTCAGAAGTAGTACCTTCATTTAACCAAATCCTGatgaatttcaaataatcatcaacTGTACCAAAAACACCATGGCCACCCATATCTAATTTGGGTGACTTATCGGGACCAAATGGCGCAACAGATAATCCATTACTAGTACGTACATGTGCCGCTACTGCATCTTTATCAGACCCTAAATGAAAGGTACATGATGTCATATTTGTTGgtataaaaatattctctGTAATATATTCCTCTAGGCTTTTTCCAGTTATAGCTTCTAATACAAATCCTGCCCAGTCCAAATTCATTCCATAATGCCATTTAGTCCCAGGCTCGTAAGTCAAGAATGTGTGATCCATGGTATTTTCGTCAACGCTAAGGATATTGGGTTGACCACTCAGTTTAAGTAACCTATTGTAATTGTCGTTGAAAAAGGCATATGAAAATCCTGCTGTATGTGTCAATAGCATACGCATAGTAATGTCAGCTTTAGCATTCTCAGTTACGGGTTTCTTACcatctttcaattctttgataATTCCAATCTTCCCTATCTTAGGTAAATACGTTTTAACAGGAATATCTAGGTCAATTAAACCTTTTTCCcataattgaagaatagCAGTAGTTGTGATTGCCTTAGTGCACGAATAATAGCAGAAAATAGAATTGTTTGTCATAGGCTTGGCTGTATTGAGATTTTCAACCCCTTCTGCCTTCAAGTATACAGTTTCCTTCTCGTTAGTAACTCCACCAACAACACCAGGAACAAAGCTTTGCGGCTTGGATCTATCTATGGCGTcatgaagaatattgtCTAATTTACCGGAA encodes:
- a CDS encoding DEHA2F27170p (no similarity), whose product is MNDMQIDRLWTLLNLHTQELNKSFAQHAFSSNGKKGLSLSIDQNISLAECSDTILILIYALGISHLLI
- a CDS encoding DEHA2F27192p (similar to uniprot|P40100 Saccharomyces cerevisiae YER185W Hypothetical ORF); the encoded protein is MINKLEIRDESLETWKAYNYTPSKAAAAIFVVLFGLATIFQVYQIVKTMASKNYTRKEKRVLWIMLPFVLGGVFEFVGYIGRVMSSSDVTSLGPYIIQSILLLVAPALFAATLYMSLGRLIARLECHRLSIIPLKYLTKIFVVGDVVSFLMQAGGGGIMSSGDQSSMKTGERVIIGGLIVQIVFFGMFMVVEVIFHYRVLKHPNECAMFIRNIPSQFNNWNSILFTLLACSILIFIRSIFRLVEYIQGNDGYLISHEAFLYGFDAALMFLNMVIFISQDIGKYYVSFREFKSLNAGNDNYSANPTVTDKESIEESNFK
- a CDS encoding DEHA2F27214p (weakly similar to CA5671|CaCTA4 Candida albicans CaCTA4), with the translated sequence MPFERNKKRARQILVCGNCHKKKRKCDRNLPCSSCIKLSIDATCAYSTMSYKKQHLQDDRSYSSEAFRKIPGNIDSRERNIKDDSLHNKIGILNNKIKDLEASITMTTFQNKQAPRGSTTQHDDNHIIQKYHANKSPNTLNNVKRLGDDIRLIGINPVLSSEDSINFLDSLTKDPESDLRVVVTPFGPLRFLVLSRQDPASILIWKYLAWPKRKHFSLESVLNENSQDNGLEDLDGRSRIFYGNKYIKRLEKNHSESDTIEVKKAISSFGLTLGLSFTPVSFHYDSNLLEQIKQILPGKRTLHMLINMFFDTLYPFFPILDESAFRADVSRITGDYNPDNLDGHIENIVLGSKYDLAFLATLLITVRLSYLSLFSNDVVKNEELLNSQDAPSNSRDKRYLMQHPIPIEVITVAERCIKEFELITEPSLALFQSLCMMHIYRGYAPEEDPSNNHQSVISIGTLYQMASVLYLNRDPNYILYFSLRKIDERTRMLKRRLWYFLINADIEDSIIYGSPIYTIESNYDTEKPCLYEYTSNISNVVLEREIVTACDEMHPVVMFSHKILDMIFRVRSDMKISDLADHLSDFEILVEKTLGSASEYLVSDNCSPEFLKIQKFKLYLYCKLMLSYMYYCFFLYFENRNVQLSMFYLKKSWAIVHYELAAISGDILCYCDDYFGSAFALMVTPIIEYLTRMRLLLGQFRVRLKNTRLSIDMHTFNKVSMSNSQIKLYINSLDTLTDIVSEIEMQSVKSISSLSKRYFYAWKSSQSYNYGRSILDDDELYNSDKESKSRADLKFSLDELQQLENLLHCCLDLMKRNSSNLMSRTSARNIHPITDSEEHILNKHQFDKFWFSFDLLKQESVSSRNGISTYDRNRENYPINQRSLSVENSNAAAAFDIDNNILYENNLFGSFAMDDFFFDNPFNIIS
- a CDS encoding DEHA2F27236p (similar to CA0008|IPF12110 Candida albicans IPF12110), encoding MTTFNTQISIKSLSGKLDNILHDAIDRSKPQSFVPGVVGGVTNEKETVYLKAEGVENLNTAKPMTNNSIFCYYSCTKAITTTAILQLWEKGLIDLDIPVKTYLPKIGKIGIIKELKDGKKPVTENAKADITMRMLLTHTAGFSYAFFNDNYNRLLKSSGQPNILSVDENTMDHTFLTYEPGTKWHYGMNLDWAGFVLEAITGKSLEEYITENIFIPTNMTSCTFHLGSDKDAVAAHVRTSNGLSVAPFGPDKSPKLDMGGHGVFGTVDDYLKFIRIWLNEGTTSEGVQIIKRETYQLAIQNNLPEGLHITNLESYDSRITKSVDIDPELEPDTWCLGFAVSENDLPTGRPKGCLYWSGVANLFYLIDIKNKIGIFWASQIFPFLDASADGFVDMESAVYDTWHSSTV